One Syntrophorhabdaceae bacterium genomic region harbors:
- a CDS encoding GIY-YIG nuclease family protein gives MITEDHLNNLPESSGVYLFKDRAHNIIYIGKAKNLRDRVGSYVREGVKDAKTERLVENIDHVDFVLTGNEKEAFLLENNLIKEHRPKYNVNLKDNKTYLSLKLTVKDLYPALFATRKVVDDGSLYFGPYPHAKEVREVLKLVEHFYPIRKCKDTVFKRRKRACMLYELGKCLGPCTEGVDAAEYHRIIDELADFISGKDEKVLKTIEERI, from the coding sequence GTGATCACCGAGGACCATCTCAACAATCTTCCCGAGTCCTCGGGGGTCTACCTCTTCAAGGACCGTGCTCACAACATCATCTATATCGGAAAAGCCAAGAACTTAAGGGATCGGGTCGGAAGCTACGTAAGGGAAGGGGTAAAAGACGCAAAGACAGAGCGCCTCGTTGAGAATATCGACCACGTGGACTTTGTACTTACCGGCAATGAAAAAGAGGCCTTTCTTCTGGAAAACAATCTGATCAAAGAGCATAGACCCAAGTACAACGTGAACCTCAAGGACAACAAAACCTATCTTTCGTTGAAGCTCACCGTGAAGGATCTCTATCCTGCGCTTTTTGCCACACGCAAGGTCGTGGATGACGGCTCCCTCTATTTCGGACCCTATCCTCATGCGAAGGAAGTAAGGGAGGTGCTCAAGCTCGTGGAACACTTCTATCCCATACGAAAATGCAAAGACACGGTGTTTAAGAGAAGGAAGAGGGCGTGTATGCTCTACGAATTAGGGAAGTGCCTTGGACCGTGCACAGAAGGCGTGGACGCGGCCGAGTATCACAGAATCATCGACGAATTGGCCGATTTCATTTCGGGCAAGGATGAGAAGGTGCTCAAGACCATAGAAGAGCGCATAA
- the uvrB gene encoding excinuclease ABC subunit UvrB, whose protein sequence is MERFKLVSDYEPRGDQPEAIKKLSEGVEKGAPHQVLLGVTGSGKTFTMANVIERVQRPTLVISHNKTLAAQLFTEFKTLFPQNEVHFFVSYYDYYQPEAYLPASDTYIEKDSSINEEIDRLRLLATNALFDHNDVIIVASVSCIYGLGSPEAYYGMLLYLEEGQTIDRSAILSKLVQCQYERNDIDFYRGKFRVRGDNIDVYPPYEEEKAFRITLEEGKVAALSTLDPLTGKVVERLRRCTIYPTSHYVMPRETLEGAIASIQAELAQHLKVLKSENKLLEAQRLEMRTNYDLEMLAEVGFCSGIENYSRHFTGRKPGEPPPTLMDYLPTNALVMIDESHVTIPQLVGMYRGDRARKTTLVEFGFRLPSALDNRPLTFEEFEARKKQALYISATPAAYELQKARGSVVEQIIRPTGLTDPEIVIKGAKNQVDMLLSEIEATIEKKERVLVTTLTKRFAEDLTDFLLDKGVKAKYLHSDIDTLERVAIVRDLRMGKFDVLAGVNLLREGLDLPEVSLVAILDADKEGFLRSEMSLVQTCGRAARNVNGRVLMFADHITESMRRAMSETERRRKIQVAYNEKNGITPESIKKEVVDVLASIYEKDYYTVPIDELEGMTLKPKQRSKMVRKLRKEMADAAKKWDFERAKELRDRLLKIEQMELSL, encoded by the coding sequence AGCGGCCAACCCTCGTCATCTCCCATAACAAAACCCTCGCCGCGCAGCTTTTCACCGAGTTCAAAACCCTTTTTCCTCAAAACGAGGTTCACTTCTTTGTGAGCTATTACGATTATTATCAGCCAGAGGCGTACCTGCCGGCCTCGGACACCTATATCGAGAAGGATTCATCGATCAACGAAGAGATTGACAGGTTGAGGCTGCTCGCAACCAATGCACTCTTTGACCACAACGATGTGATTATCGTTGCGAGCGTTTCCTGCATCTATGGCCTTGGCTCTCCTGAGGCCTACTACGGGATGCTCTTGTACTTGGAAGAGGGGCAGACTATCGACAGATCGGCGATCTTGAGCAAGCTCGTCCAGTGCCAGTACGAGAGAAACGATATCGACTTCTACCGTGGCAAATTCCGGGTAAGGGGCGACAATATCGATGTCTATCCTCCCTATGAGGAAGAAAAGGCCTTCAGGATTACTCTCGAAGAGGGCAAGGTGGCGGCCCTGTCAACCCTTGACCCCCTTACCGGAAAGGTAGTGGAAAGATTGAGACGGTGTACCATTTACCCGACGAGCCACTACGTTATGCCACGAGAGACCTTGGAGGGGGCCATTGCGTCGATTCAGGCGGAACTGGCTCAGCATCTCAAAGTTCTCAAATCTGAGAACAAGCTGCTCGAGGCCCAACGGCTCGAAATGAGAACCAATTACGATCTCGAGATGCTCGCCGAAGTGGGCTTTTGCTCGGGAATCGAGAACTATTCGCGTCACTTTACCGGAAGAAAGCCGGGAGAGCCTCCGCCCACGCTTATGGACTATCTGCCCACAAACGCCCTGGTGATGATCGACGAGAGCCATGTGACAATCCCTCAGCTTGTGGGCATGTACAGGGGCGACCGGGCCCGCAAGACCACACTTGTGGAATTCGGATTCAGATTGCCCTCGGCGCTTGACAACAGGCCTCTTACCTTTGAAGAGTTTGAAGCGCGCAAGAAACAAGCGCTCTATATCTCGGCAACACCGGCGGCGTATGAATTACAAAAGGCGCGCGGTTCCGTAGTGGAACAGATTATCAGACCCACGGGCCTCACGGACCCCGAGATCGTGATCAAGGGGGCGAAAAACCAGGTGGATATGCTCTTGAGTGAGATTGAGGCGACCATAGAGAAGAAGGAGAGGGTGCTTGTTACCACGTTGACCAAGCGTTTTGCCGAGGACTTGACCGACTTTCTCCTCGATAAAGGAGTCAAGGCAAAATACCTCCATTCGGACATCGATACCTTAGAAAGGGTCGCCATCGTGAGGGATTTAAGAATGGGTAAGTTCGATGTGCTCGCCGGGGTCAACCTGCTTCGTGAGGGCCTTGACCTGCCCGAGGTCTCGCTCGTAGCGATCCTCGATGCGGACAAGGAAGGGTTTTTGCGCTCCGAGATGTCTCTCGTTCAAACGTGCGGCAGGGCAGCGCGCAATGTGAACGGGCGGGTCCTTATGTTCGCGGACCATATCACCGAGTCCATGCGCAGGGCCATGAGCGAAACCGAAAGAAGGCGAAAGATCCAGGTGGCGTATAACGAAAAGAACGGGATCACGCCGGAGAGCATAAAGAAGGAAGTCGTGGATGTGCTCGCTTCGATCTACGAAAAGGACTATTACACGGTGCCTATCGATGAGCTGGAGGGGATGACCCTTAAGCCCAAACAGCGTTCGAAGATGGTCAGGAAGCTTAGAAAGGAGATGGCAGACGCTGCCAAGAAGTGGGATTTCGAACGGGCGAAGGAACTCAGGGACCGTCTTCTTAAAATAGAACAGATGGAGTTGAGCCTGTGA